The DNA sequence GGATGAAGATAAGTCGTCATTGCTTCTTAACACCTTACTTAAGACATTTAAGCTTTTACAAGATGTTTTGTTGCTCAAGAAGAAACAAATTATTGTGTTGGAAGAGGTGTAGACCACAGTTTAGACTAAAGAGTTACATTAACTTCAAGAGTTTAAAGCAAACAATAGTGAATTGAGCTTGAATGTCTCAAAGTCAATGGGTGAGAGAAAGAAGGAAGTGAAAGAGAAGAAGTTATACCATTATCTGATGATAGGCAGATAGTGTGTCCATGGTCTAAaccaagaaaaataagattagtTTTCTATAAATAAGAGTGGACTCCAATAATTAAAGCTATACATTTCATTAGTGAATAATCTAATATTTGACTTAAAGAGCTTTTGTTAACTTGATCGTTGGAATCCTTTCTGTAGGTAACTCTCAATAATCCGTCAGTTGTTAAGTGGTGAAGACATGTCAAATAGGATCGAAAAACATTCATCCGAGAAACTCAAAGATTATAGTAAGATAAAATTCAAATCTCATAATGATCTAATGTTGTCCCTACGTGTACATATAGTATAGGTTAACCAAAATTGAATAATGTATCATAGAAATGTTAAGGGGGCGTCTACCGCTGCTAAGAGGTgaaatgagttatttttacatattagaTAATTTGAACATTAAATGCACATGCACATGTGTTTGTTCTAACTAAAAGCAAGGAGGGGTTGTAGGTTTTAATTTCTATAGAAATTCTAGTTAGGTTTTCTTAAGCCTAgccaaatttatatttgaacTATTAAATGTATCTTTCATCACCGCACTATATATTCTTTCTGTTGTAAATTGTATTATGTGCAAATGAGTTCTTTGATTTCAGTTGCTGTTCCCTTGGTGCTCGAGTGGCAAGAACGTATAAGCCCGTACAAATACGCCCTTCCCTGCATAACGTTTTTCAGATATAATTTCATGTCTCTTCCTTCGTGCCAACTTTAAACTTTAACTTTAAAACGTTGTAAGTCACCATATATCACATGTAAAATTTACAGAGTTCGGCAAAACGAACTTTTATCACGATTCTTGTGACTGGCTTTGACAGCGAAAACTACCAAAAGAATAACAAACAAGAGATTAGGGATACAAAAACGAAGGAGGCTACAATTCTCCCTTGATTCATACAATGATTGCGTGGTCTGAAGCTACGGCTTCTCAGTTATGGATTAACCAAATCCTATCCGCTAACCCACCCTAAATTcctaatttctaattttagaCACAAATGTACAAAACAGGAGGACGGTAGCAAAAGATACTCATCAAGATTCTACTCATTATTGCATCCCTCCTCCTGGTCCATTAGCTGTCAAGCATGGTGCTTTTAGAAATTCATAgcaaaccattttcttcaatCTTTATGTACCCTGCAGTAACAATAATATTAGGACActaacaaaaatcaaacaaaaacaattttgtatTCTGTATTGTATATAAACTAAGAAGGTATAAGAACATGCTGAAAAAGAGCAAGCAAAGCCCTGActgattaataataaaaaaacaaggcaataattatgtatttaaatatatcaacaGTCTAATCTTAGAATGTTGCACATCCAcgattttcaatttttacttgAAATCCATAATTCGATTTTGTAATTTCCAGTGTCTGGCAACATTTTTAAATTGAGTATTCAGAACAATCAAGATGAAAACCATCGGCTTACcattttatatacatttaacAATTGTGACCTGAGTCATAATGCATCATCTATCTACTCTTAGAATGTTGTTACATATGTGTCCCCTTGTTACCGACTCCCTTTGAGGATCTGTTATCCATTTGccatcaacaacaaattttatctaCAAGGAACAAATACAGTAATTAAATCATCTACAAGTATTTATGCTTTACGAGTAGAAAAGGTAACTAACAGAAACAAATAGGTATCAAACCACCTAACAACCTATTCCAACTGCTacccaacaaaacaaaaagacataataacataatttaaagggaaaaaaaaatggaaagagaACCAGAAAGCTGCTGACTCTAATGATTACTGATTCTAATCATTAGTATCGTTGAAGATGCACGCACCTCATATACACCAGGATAAAGCCACAGTATTATTGACCAAAATCTGGAACTCCTGGATATTAGTACATGGAACAGcatatatcaatatttataaTCAAGACAAACTcttctaatataatttttatcacgATATGAAAAGAGTTTTTCATTCTGTATCCTAGATAGCATTGGTCGATCCAGTAACAAATCATTGAAATGATGCTTCCAATCTTAGCCTTAACACTAGTTGGCCTCTAACAAAGAATCTTATACACATTTCCTCTTGTATGATCAACAAACAATACGTAATCAACAAGGACAGAATGATGACATATAAATACgtaatcaattaaaagtaacTACTACAACCTTGATTCACCAAGGTCTACAGCACTAGTTGATGGTTCAGGATCCAGTTTTATTCGGTGATGCCAACCGTTGAAGCTACCAGCCACCTCTACAATGTCACCATCACCACAGAACCCAATCTGAACCTGGAATATAAGGGCAACAGAACTATCACTATGCATACAAGTTTTAAACTAAATAAtctatttttcatctttttggaTATAAAGTCTTTAAATCATATCGATTACCAAATACACCATATACGGGATCAAATAGAACCTTCTCTTTCATGTGAAGAGAACACACTCCTGTCATCATGCATTCAATGAAGCAAACAACCACATATAGCTGGATTAACATTTTAATTCAACTATAGATTTCTCATAATATCAAATATGAAGTTTCTGGTCAAATAGTAAATCATCCCATTGATATTTTAACATCCAAGAGCAACTGACATATATACTCAGCTAAACTTCCTCTTGTCCAACTGCCCAAAACGCTGTTGCTTCTGGTGCATCCCTTGCGTACATTGCAAGGAATGTTTATACAGTTTCGTATGGATTATACTATGTTCAGGAACAGATAAGAAAATCTTTCATACCAAGGGAGTATTAAAACTGCAGCAGCTCTCCATGAGCAAAGAATTAAATATAGCGTTTGAAGTGTTTCTTTCAGATGAAACTCAGCTTCTAAATGGTTCCAAATTGTTCTTTTCGCAAAAGTAGATCACGACTCTATAAAGTCAGGGATCGGGTGGTTTTATGGTGCGATACTCAAGTCTTGTTTTGCAACCATATGTTTGGGGAATGTTGAATGTTCTAATCCAAtgtatgaataatttaaatcaatttctCTTCAATTTCATAAGCAATAATCGTACTGAAACtgcttaaaattttagaaaagataatCACTGGCCCTAGAATGCCAGGGGCTCCAAATACATTACTGGATTACAAATAAACAAGAAGACAAAGGCAATACCTCCTTAAGTCCTGAAAGACTTTCTTCAGCAAACTGTAGTTCTACATCTTTTTCGGATATCAGTTTTCGAGCTTTGCTGATTTCTGCTTCTGCCTTGGTTTGCAAGATAGACAAAGCAAGCTGAAAGCAACAACATGTAACTGAGTCGTATGGACTATGGAATAACTCTCTTATATTGAAGAAAAAGGTGAGAGGAAAGGCTGAACATTCAATTGCTTCTAGTTTGCTATGATTAATACTTCcactttaacaaaaatatgttgaATTTCGTCAGATGAGGGACACAAATTCAGATTGAACTACACTAATTCAAGTTTTAAAACCAAGAACCTTTCACACATGTTGTGATCTTGGATGATCATCATCCCTAGAAATGACTTGCATTTATGATTAAATTCAGGACATTCAAATGTTTTCATTACAGGAATGCGGGTGATAAGTACTCAAATAGTTGGGGAACCCACCATTAAAACCTAGCAATTAAGGACGGGAAACCAAGTACTCAAACACTTAACTACTCCACCGATCATCTAAAATACTAATTGATGTGGGACTAGGTACCCCATAATATCCAAGTTCCCATCAAAGGTTTAGAGAATGTTTACAAAGTTATCTCCTGAAGGAGAGCATCATATGTACACATTAAGCAAACAGGACTTCATGGCATCacagaatttatttttcatccaaAGAGGGAGACATCCAAAGAGGtagttgttaaaaaaaaaaaaaaaaaaaaagagaaaatgaacaGTACAAAATAAGTTACAATCATCTATTTCTCCCTGATACAGTTGATGTGGCCTGTCAATCTTTGTCTCTCTTTTTCACTCATTCAGGCACACATGTTCCTGTCTTTCTATAATATTTACTCTTAGGTCTGTCAAAGTGGCCAAAGCCCAGAGCAATGTCAGATTGATGCTAACAACTAACATGGGTGATGCCAGAAAATATACATAAGAATTGAGAACAGGTTGGTAGATTGGTTCAAACTCAACTGTAAAAGCTAGTTCAAGTCTTCAAGAAAGGAGGAGTGCCCAAATAGCAAGTACTCTAGCACCTAGCTAATGTAGGATCTTAGCAATATACACATACATCTTGTAGTGCCAGTTTTCAGAGATTACTCTCTTACCTTTTCCTTTTCAATCTGTTCCTTCAGTCGAGATAGTTCCAACTCCTTCTGATACTGAAACATTTGAAAAAGGAAGAGGAAAAGTGTGAGAACAGgttatattcataaatattctaaacaaaaaatagttagcTTTATCGACATGTAAACCGAAAAAGagacttttaaataattactacCAGCATGTACTTGAGATGATTTATCTCACTTTCGTTTTGCACTTTTGGAGTCTGCataacaaaaagtaaaatgaattaaGATCACAAGAAGCTGTTGATTGAGATAGAATTTATGGATACTTATACACAAGATGACCTCAGTATCTGCGCTCTTGTCAAACTGAGTAGTTAGATCCTCATGTGGCAAGTGATCATCCCTGTATATGATTTTGAATTCAGAAAAAAGGAGGGGTTCAGTTCAAATGAAAACATCAATCATCGGACTTCCCAGAGTCCCAGTTACAAGCATCCACACAATATAAAATACTTACCAAAGAGGCTTTTCCAAATCCAATGGTCCAGATAGATCTAGTTTGGATGTCAATGAGTTCCCATGAGCCATGACGGTATTATCTTGAGGAAGATGACTACCTGGCAGAGTATACACGTCTAGTTCTGATTCAAAGTTCTCTTTGCTTTCCTGAGGATCATCCCGAATCAAAATGCCAGAGACATGATCTAAAAAACAAATACAGGCATTGTCAAAAATTGGGGAAAAAGTGTGCATACAATTTGCACTGAACGAAGAAAAGTTCCAACTTTATCTGTTCATTAGAAGGGGTTTGACTAAAGCATATTTACTTGTTggcaaagtttttttttttaaatttagtagcTAACGTTTAGAGAGAAATTGAGTTGAGGTAAGATATATCATCTATTCGTTTGGTCACCGTTTTCTTTTCACTAAATATGTTGAAACTCAAATCCGAAACCACTGCTACCAAAGTCATAACTGTAGCCATTCATAATAACAGAtagaatatatgaatatatcttCTCACATATATTTCCTTATCTTATGATGATTTTGTTTCCcaaatttgcttggaatatgATTAGAACTTATATGGGCTAGTGTTCTGTGTGTTGTGAGTATATTTAATACATCAATATACAGTGCAATACATATCAGTTAATATCATAGCCagtgtttcattttctttcatcTCCCTCCCTCTAATACATTAGTTAAAGTCAATTCAGTGCTTCattttcttcatctcttttcCTCAATATTTAAAACTCCATAATTTTAACAACTCTGCAATGAGCAATTACCTTCAACTGGATCCAAATCTCCATTCTGAATAAATTTTGTAACCTTTTCCTTCAAAGATAAGTTGGCCAAATTGTCAACATTTGTAGAACTGCTGTCAGCAGAATTAACAATTGAATCAAGTCTGCCATCATCAGATAAATTTTCCCGAGTGGAAACTTCAGAAATTGTGGCAACATTTTCAACATCATCATTGTCATCATCTAGACCTTCTAATGCACCCAAGTCCTTTTGCTCCGAATCATTGAACTCTTTTTCTTCAGCACCAAGATTAGAATCATTAAATGAAGTGTCAGAATGGTTTTCCTTCCACAAGGTTAACTGTCCAACTGTTTTTCCCACCAAACTATCCTCAGAATCAGAATTTCCAGAAGACACTGTTTCAAATGGTAATTCACCAGAGATTTCTACAGGCATGATGGAACTTTGGCTACTGAAGTTGGGAAAGAGACTATCACAATCATTATCCTCAATAGGCACTTCATTTGGGTAGATATTCTCCTTTGTCGCATTGCTTACCACCTCAGCATGATCATTGAATTCTCTTAGACCATCCCCAATAGACAAATTAGCCAAGGCTTCTTGCACGGTGTCAGTACCTTCACCTAAACTTGAAGAAGAATCCACAAACAAACTACTAGAATTACTTCCCACAAAATATTCTGATGATGTTTCGACATTGTCTACTAAACTGTCCACCTTCTCATTCTGACCTTTAAATTGCATTAGATTAAGTCATCAGTCGTGAGCAACACAAAATAATACCCATTCATAAAGAAGAAATTTAATTGACCTGTTAATGGATCTTCAAAAACATTCGGGGTGTCCAATCTCTCGTCTAAACTATTTTCAGCACTTAAAAAATCAGCGTCAGCTTTTAATGAGCTGCCAGTGAGAAGCTCCTGAATCTGTTTATGCCCTCTCCTTCTGACAATGTTTGCCAGGTCATTCCTATAAACAGAGGAGACTAGGCTAATAAAGAAAAACTTCCAACTATATATAACAAAGAGCAGACCATCAATTTGGTGGCTCAAATATACACAAGTAgtcattaaaatattaaacatccGTCAATCTAGTCCCTACGTTGATATATTGTCTTCACGTCCAAGGACTAATTTTGTGGATTTTCCCATTCTCGGAACTATTTAGTGTACTTTCTTCTATCGGAGGCGTTACTTATATATATCATTTGTGTACTTTAAAAGACTATTTAGGAGGTACATACAGCAATACTTTAGGCTTAGTTTGGTACTTAAGATGGAAATAACATTGAGTGGATAGAAATAAGTTGGTGTTGGTATTATAAAATTAGAGGAGAATTAACTTTGAATTCGGTAAAACCTAATGCAATAATTCTAACTTATTTCCACCCATCTCTTTCATTCTCTCCTCATCAATTCTAACTTATTTTCACTGATAATTATTAAGTTCATTTAGTCCAACCTATCTTTTCTCCTCTCTACCAGTATGGACATTACGGATGACATTGATGGTTTACTAAGGAAAACTTACGCAGAGCAGTATGCATGCAAGAGATTCGCAATTTCATAGCATTTCAGCTAAACAAAATATCACTACTCAGTTCCTTTAAAGTTGCAGAACTTGGGAGCAAAATAATGAAGCGATTGAATATCGCAAATTAACTATGCTCATTCTCAAAAGCAAGAGGCGCAAACAAAAGGCAGAGTTTCGAAGGAAAGAGAAAGGACCATCCGTGGAGCAAAAGTTCCTTGGTGGAGGGAATGTGGTCATCCGGAAGGCCAACCGAAGCGAGAAATTCGCGGACATCGTTGCAGATCTCGGCGTCGCTCTTGATTCTCCGACTCCTTCTGAATCGCGAAGAGACCGAATCAATAAACGCAGCAAttgaattgaagaagaaaaaatggagAGTGAGCGAGAGGGAAAACCTTGTTCTTGTTCTTGCGCTGGTGGTGGTTTGAGAAGCACGTGCGCGGAGAGAGAGAGTGGTGGAGTGATGAAGAAGGTGCGTTGGAGAGAAAATGCAGTGGCGACAAGGAAGCGTGGTGCAGGTGGGGAAATAGCAGACCCATACACTTCCCATTTACACTTCcgcttctttttcttcttttacgaGTACTTACTCTCTTTCTTTTCCCTAACTATGCCTCACCTCATCGAGAAGCACCGGCAATGAATGAAGATGATTTGAAAAAGTTTCGTGTTTAAATAAACGTTGATTGGAATTGGGTGATTTACTACCGCTTCATCATTGGATTGTTGAAAGGTGATTTGGTGTTGAATCAGGACCGTCAGCTTGGTGCCAGGCGTTAGAGGTGCGTCACCTTCTTGCCATCGACCTCTGTtctattgaaattattttgtgtttttagatattagttcattttgaaaattatttagttgaagtttatccaaacaaaaagcaagccaaaatattttaatttttgttaaactatttttataaggATTTATTTTATACTATTCATTATGGCAACGctatttatattgtattattaattaataaataaaaatttacaaatttttaattgattttttacaaatttaatttatattacaataactaataattaaatttgtaattgtattaacagtttttttataattacataaataacaTAAAGATGTTACGTAATGGGTAAAATTAACTTCGTTAGAATTTGAACAATCAATATAAAGAGTGGTATAAAACTGTGATAAAGATTGGACTAACAAAAGAGACCTAAAATGATCTCTTGGAAGGACTTCAGGCATGCATGCGAGGAGGCTTCATttcttatctataacaatataaacaatCAAATGTCCACTAAATTTACTCCCTTACCCCTTCTTACTATTTTAACACATGTtcaatttttagatttttaagttctccattttttttcgtCAATTTACAATAATATCCATCAACCAATTTCAGGACCCAAGAAGGtgcaaaacattttttatttagttgtatttttacttttttcaccGTTCCTTTTGTAACTTAAACCATGTTAGTAATTGATTGATGGATGGAAGTTTAGATAGCACAACAAAAGATAATAGACCGAGTCttctacaaattttattttgcgTTTTTCATTTCGTGTTTTTCACATGTTGTGAGGTTGTTTTGTTAAGTTGTAAGGTATTCTACTTTTCCAAGTTTCTGATTTTTTCAGTTGATTATGAAGTAGGTTTCTATAGATGTTTATGGGTTATGTATGTCTTTTTTCGTTTCTTTAAAACCTCTTATgaagtttttatttatctttttgcaATGtagtatcttttttttttctatttgcttTTTAGTGTTGTTTTAAATATGAACGTTTTATCGTGTGGGTGAGTTTCTTTTTGCATTATTTATCCTAAGCTGTAATGAATGTCCCATTTTCTATTTTCAGGATAGATTTTCTAAGGTTGTATGTAATATTATTGATCTTTCTAACCTTTCCTtccatgtattttttttttttgttcttctataTGTTATTATGGgctatcttttctttttaatttcttttataattctaacgatcttattttgtattgtttttgtatTACTTTCAAATAGTGGTGGTGTGTTTCTTTTTGGTGAGGTATAATAAACTTTTGATCACTCTTCTTTGTAATGTTTTTATAGTACTTTTCGATAGTGGTAGTGTATTTTTTTCTAGTGAGGTATAATGAAGTTTCGATTTTTCTATTTGCAGGctacatttttatatattcttcATCTTGTGAAGTTGTCCTTCTACATTTCTacatttctatttttcttttttatgtttttaaaagtcatattttataatgtttttgtaTCACTTTAAGATATTGGTTAGAATGGTCAAGAAGTTGGATTTGATTAGTGacattgataaaagaaagagACGCTCAAGTTAGCTGTTAGAATAAGAGACTTGTGGTTTGTTCAGAACTGTAATTTTAATACACATCTGGAAATGATTTTGATAGATGAAAATGTAAATGAAATGTGttgtttaatctttttattaaatttattctttgatggaatttattttttgatgaaTTGTATTTCTTTCATGGTCAGGGTAATGTAATTCCTATAAAGGTTAAAAAGGAATATTTGGGTTTGTAGGAAGATAAGTTGGTTGAGGGGAAGAGTTATATAatgcataatttcaaaattttaaccaACCAAGGACAATATCAGGTATGCGATCACCCTTTTAAGTTATTGCCTACAGGAGCAACAACCATAAAAGAGCAATTAATTCCAAGTATTCCACTGAAAGCTTTCAAGTTTAACATTATTAAGGATATAATTGAGGACAATTACCTTCCTGACCTTTTGGTTGGTAGGTACAAATAACgttatttgataattaattttggaCTTTTTGAcatatttgtaataaattaatgCATATGTGGTGGCTTTAAGATGTTATTGGTGTGAT is a window from the Vigna unguiculata cultivar IT97K-499-35 chromosome 7, ASM411807v1, whole genome shotgun sequence genome containing:
- the LOC114192273 gene encoding protein PTST homolog 3, chloroplastic isoform X1, which gives rise to MGSVWVCYFPTCTTLPCRHCIFSPTHLLHHSTTLSLRARASQTTTSARTRTRRSRRIKSDAEICNDVREFLASVGLPDDHIPSTKELLLHGWNDLANIVRRRGHKQIQELLTGSSLKADADFLSAENSLDERLDTPNVFEDPLTGQNEKVDSLVDNVETSSEYFVGSNSSSLFVDSSSSLGEGTDTVQEALANLSIGDGLREFNDHAEVVSNATKENIYPNEVPIEDNDCDSLFPNFSSQSSIMPVEISGELPFETVSSGNSDSEDSLVGKTVGQLTLWKENHSDTSFNDSNLGAEEKEFNDSEQKDLGALEGLDDDNDDVENVATISEVSTRENLSDDGRLDSIVNSADSSSTNVDNLANLSLKEKVTKFIQNGDLDPVEDHVSGILIRDDPQESKENFESELDVYTLPGSHLPQDNTVMAHGNSLTSKLDLSGPLDLEKPLWDDHLPHEDLTTQFDKSADTETPKVQNESEINHLKYMLYQKELELSRLKEQIEKEKLALSILQTKAEAEISKARKLISEKDVELQFAEESLSGLKEVQIGFCGDGDIVEVAGSFNGWHHRIKLDPEPSTSAVDLGESRSSRFWSIILWLYPGVYEIKFVVDGKWITDPQRESVTRGHICNNILRVDR
- the LOC114192273 gene encoding protein PTST homolog 3, chloroplastic isoform X2, whose amino-acid sequence is MGSVWVCYFPTCTTLPCRHCIFSPTHLLHHSTTLSLRARASQTTTSARTRTRSRRIKSDAEICNDVREFLASVGLPDDHIPSTKELLLHGWNDLANIVRRRGHKQIQELLTGSSLKADADFLSAENSLDERLDTPNVFEDPLTGQNEKVDSLVDNVETSSEYFVGSNSSSLFVDSSSSLGEGTDTVQEALANLSIGDGLREFNDHAEVVSNATKENIYPNEVPIEDNDCDSLFPNFSSQSSIMPVEISGELPFETVSSGNSDSEDSLVGKTVGQLTLWKENHSDTSFNDSNLGAEEKEFNDSEQKDLGALEGLDDDNDDVENVATISEVSTRENLSDDGRLDSIVNSADSSSTNVDNLANLSLKEKVTKFIQNGDLDPVEDHVSGILIRDDPQESKENFESELDVYTLPGSHLPQDNTVMAHGNSLTSKLDLSGPLDLEKPLWDDHLPHEDLTTQFDKSADTETPKVQNESEINHLKYMLYQKELELSRLKEQIEKEKLALSILQTKAEAEISKARKLISEKDVELQFAEESLSGLKEVQIGFCGDGDIVEVAGSFNGWHHRIKLDPEPSTSAVDLGESRSSRFWSIILWLYPGVYEIKFVVDGKWITDPQRESVTRGHICNNILRVDR
- the LOC114192273 gene encoding protein PTST homolog 3, chloroplastic isoform X3 — protein: MGSVWVCYFPTCTTLPCRHCIFSPTHLLHHSTTLSLRARASQTTTSARTRTRRSRRIKSDAEICNDVREFLASVGLPDDHIPSTKELLLHGWNDLANIVRRRGHKQIQELLTGSSLKADADFLSAENSLDERLDTPNVFEDPLTGQNEKVDSLVDNVETSSEYFVGSNSSSLFVDSSSSLGEGTDTVQEALANLSIGDGLREFNDHAEVVSNATKENIYPNEVPIEDNDCDSLFPNFSSQSSIMPVEISGELPFETVSSGNSDSEDSLVGKTVGQLTLWKENHSDTSFNDSNLGAEEKEFNDSEQKDLGALEGLDDDNDDVENVATISEVSTRENLSDDGRLDSIVNSADSSSTNVDNLANLSLKEKVTKFIQNGDLDPVEDHVSGILIRDDPQESKENFESELDVYTLPGSHLPQDNTVMAHGNSLTSKLDLSGPLDLEKPLWDDHLPHEDLTTQFDKSADTETPKVQNESEINHLKYMLYQKELELSRLKEQIEKEKLALSILQTKAEAEISKARKLISEKDVELQFAEESLSGLKEVQIGFCGDGDIVEVAGSFNGWHHRIKLDPEPSTSAVDLGESRSSRFWSIILWLYPGVYEVRASSTILMIRISNH